From Pseudanabaena sp. PCC 6802, one genomic window encodes:
- a CDS encoding helix-hairpin-helix domain-containing protein: MVRIFRYLMRYLAIAVAIAGLAIGLNNCGVPPSTNTVTSPPVATNPATSPTAPTTSSAKSSEPKININSAILSELDKLEAELAVPALSHQIQASRPYASIEELVGKKVLTQPQFDRIKNRVTVEEIVLTGEAKDVDYLTKLGLMKGHMLVAGQLLDLKLPKQAEPHLGHPVEEIYVDLAEQLQERKVAEFKDVLTRTQDLVKTKANDPQVKPTYEQAMAAIDRAIAALPADKLQSPPFVLKAVTEILETAVAEYTAAISGGKISEAIEYQDSRGFVEYSKDTLLKQIEPKLEPKLASDLTAKMDKLFKAWPEPVPPATPVVSADEVANQVKAIEQTVAPAIS, encoded by the coding sequence ATGGTACGCATTTTTCGGTATTTGATGCGCTATTTGGCGATCGCTGTGGCGATCGCTGGTCTGGCAATCGGCTTAAATAACTGTGGAGTCCCGCCTTCGACAAATACAGTTACCTCTCCACCTGTTGCCACTAATCCAGCTACCTCCCCAACTGCACCTACTACCAGTAGTGCTAAAAGCAGCGAACCCAAAATTAACATTAACTCTGCGATTCTGTCGGAGCTTGACAAACTGGAAGCCGAACTTGCGGTTCCAGCCCTATCGCATCAAATTCAAGCGAGCCGCCCCTATGCCAGCATTGAGGAGCTAGTCGGTAAGAAAGTACTGACTCAGCCGCAATTCGATCGCATTAAAAATCGGGTCACAGTTGAGGAAATTGTTCTGACTGGTGAAGCCAAGGATGTAGACTACCTGACCAAGCTGGGCTTGATGAAGGGACACATGCTCGTGGCCGGACAATTGCTCGATCTCAAACTGCCTAAGCAAGCCGAACCTCATTTAGGGCACCCGGTAGAGGAAATTTACGTGGATCTGGCCGAGCAACTGCAAGAGCGCAAAGTAGCTGAGTTTAAAGATGTTTTGACCAGGACTCAAGATTTAGTTAAAACAAAAGCCAACGACCCTCAAGTCAAACCAACCTACGAGCAAGCAATGGCCGCAATCGATCGGGCGATCGCCGCGTTGCCTGCCGACAAACTACAATCTCCTCCGTTCGTGTTGAAGGCAGTGACGGAAATATTAGAGACAGCCGTGGCAGAATATACCGCTGCAATTAGTGGTGGCAAAATCAGCGAAGCGATTGAATATCAGGATTCGCGCGGCTTCGTGGAATATTCTAAAGATACTTTACTCAAGCAGATCGAACCAAAGCTAGAGCCTAAGCTGGCCAGCGACCTCACTGCCAAAATGGATAAATTGTTCAAGGCATGGCCCGAACCAGTTCCTCCAGCTACTCCAGTTGTCAGTGCTGACGAGGTTGCCAATCAAGTAAAAGCGATCGAGCAGACAGTGGCTCCAGCTATAAGCTGA
- a CDS encoding FTR1 family iron permease, giving the protein MDFSSALPTFVITLREGVEAAIVVGIVLACLQKAQRAYLNHWVYLGIAVGILVSALIGMLFSWIIQALGVLSPAAEPLMEGMFSLVAVFLLSWMLIWMTQQARFMKKMVEGEVESALDRGTSAAWGVFGLVFIAVLREGFETVVFIVAKFNQGLVPALGALLGLAVAAFIGILLFKWGVRLNLRRFFTIVGVLLLLLVAGLVVTALGHFDTVAQTLASQNRASQSICFYYERFVKHPSCILGPDVWNLSKVLPDDRFPGVVLRALFGYTDRLYQVQAIAYLSFLIVIGGVYFQSLFGWQQLTKKHSNES; this is encoded by the coding sequence ATGGATTTCAGTTCTGCTTTACCCACATTTGTAATTACCCTGCGTGAAGGAGTAGAAGCGGCGATCGTGGTTGGCATCGTGCTTGCCTGTCTCCAAAAAGCACAGCGCGCCTATTTAAATCACTGGGTTTACCTGGGCATTGCAGTGGGAATTTTAGTAAGCGCGCTAATTGGCATGCTATTTAGCTGGATTATCCAGGCGTTGGGAGTATTGAGTCCAGCAGCAGAGCCATTGATGGAGGGGATGTTTAGTCTCGTAGCCGTGTTTTTGTTGAGCTGGATGTTGATCTGGATGACGCAGCAAGCCCGCTTTATGAAAAAGATGGTGGAAGGCGAAGTGGAATCGGCTTTAGATCGGGGTACAAGTGCTGCTTGGGGGGTGTTCGGTCTAGTTTTTATTGCGGTATTGCGAGAGGGCTTTGAGACGGTTGTATTTATTGTTGCTAAATTCAATCAAGGATTGGTGCCAGCCTTAGGTGCGCTGTTAGGTTTAGCAGTGGCGGCTTTCATAGGGATTTTATTGTTCAAATGGGGAGTTCGCCTCAATCTGCGCCGATTTTTTACGATCGTCGGAGTTCTATTATTGCTTCTGGTGGCTGGACTGGTTGTGACGGCATTGGGGCATTTTGACACTGTTGCCCAAACACTCGCCAGTCAAAATCGAGCTTCGCAATCAATTTGTTTCTACTACGAACGGTTTGTCAAACATCCATCTTGTATTTTGGGGCCGGATGTTTGGAATCTGTCAAAAGTACTGCCAGACGATCGCTTTCCTGGAGTAGTGCTAAGGGCTTTATTCGGTTACACGGATCGGCTCTACCAGGTGCAGGCGATCGCATATCTGTCATTCCTCATCGTCATTGGTGGAGTTTATTTTCAAAGCCTTTTCGGTTGGCAGCAGTTAACCAAGAAACACTCCAATGAAAGCTAG
- a CDS encoding TIGR02281 family clan AA aspartic protease, whose amino-acid sequence MHKFQVTLAAIGISLLQPLLQPHIPQALAQAEACYMVDAKGRVVDLAGICGNSTRPSIQSAPTQTRNSNGVFQTRIKRRQRGIPVIDVVFNGRNGAQVYEMIVDTGASGTAITLPMAQALGIKLVGVARINTASQEGVKMPLGYVNRIEVNGATADNVLVTILPVSDIGLLGHDFFGQYEVTVKRDVVEFRLP is encoded by the coding sequence ATGCACAAGTTTCAGGTGACCTTGGCCGCGATCGGTATTTCCCTCTTGCAACCCTTGTTGCAACCGCATATCCCTCAGGCGCTCGCCCAGGCTGAAGCCTGTTATATGGTCGATGCCAAAGGTCGAGTAGTAGACCTTGCTGGTATTTGCGGTAACAGTACGCGACCGTCCATCCAATCTGCACCAACTCAAACGCGCAACTCAAATGGGGTATTTCAAACCAGAATTAAACGGCGGCAGCGCGGCATCCCGGTCATTGATGTCGTGTTTAATGGCAGGAACGGCGCGCAGGTCTACGAGATGATCGTTGATACGGGTGCTAGCGGTACGGCAATTACGCTGCCTATGGCGCAGGCTCTGGGCATTAAGCTCGTTGGGGTAGCCCGAATCAACACCGCCAGCCAGGAAGGAGTGAAGATGCCATTGGGTTATGTGAACCGAATTGAGGTGAATGGGGCAACAGCCGATAATGTATTGGTGACGATTTTGCCCGTTTCCGATATTGGTTTGTTAGGGCATGATTTCTTTGGACAGTATGAAGTAACCGTCAAGCGCGACGTGGTTGAGTTTCGCTTACCTTAA
- a CDS encoding Uma2 family endonuclease — MTVSSQPKLNPTIEYLEENFEPMPEGDKQRRNLSYTTEALRVWFEPQENVYVSGNLFIYYEKDNPDKKVAPDTFVVFGSNKSDRTSYKLWLENNKVPDFVLEITSKGTVIKDRDDNPLLYRTLGVKEYFQYDPTGEYLKPTSLQGVRLEQGKYVEIASRILSDGVLSLHSETLGLDLHLYPDRRFRFYDTKSNQILRSHGEAERDRSLERQARLQAEAKAQRLAERLKALGINPDEI; from the coding sequence ATGACGGTTTCTAGTCAACCCAAGCTAAACCCTACAATAGAATACCTGGAAGAGAACTTTGAGCCAATGCCGGAAGGCGATAAACAAAGACGTAATCTTAGCTATACAACTGAAGCCCTCAGAGTTTGGTTTGAGCCACAAGAGAATGTCTATGTTTCTGGCAATTTGTTTATCTATTATGAGAAAGACAATCCTGACAAAAAGGTGGCGCCAGATACGTTTGTAGTGTTTGGTAGTAATAAGTCAGATCGCACTAGTTACAAGCTATGGCTAGAAAACAATAAAGTACCTGATTTTGTTTTAGAAATAACTTCTAAAGGGACAGTCATCAAAGACCGTGACGATAACCCATTGCTCTATCGTACTTTAGGAGTGAAAGAATACTTTCAGTATGACCCGACGGGAGAGTATTTGAAACCAACTTCGTTGCAAGGAGTGCGATTGGAGCAAGGGAAGTATGTAGAGATTGCATCTCGAATTTTGTCTGATGGAGTTTTGTCACTGCATAGCGAGACGTTGGGATTAGATCTGCACTTATATCCAGATCGGCGGTTTCGTTTTTATGACACAAAGTCCAATCAGATTTTGCGATCGCATGGGGAAGCAGAACGAGATCGCTCGCTCGAACGACAAGCTAGACTGCAGGCGGAAGCAAAAGCTCAAAGGTTAGCAGAACGTCTAAAAGCGCTTGGGATTAATCCTGATGAGATTTAG
- a CDS encoding IS5 family transposase has product MRRSYNTDLSNQEWEIIAPMLPKPSKWGRPPKTNMRELLNAIFYILKNGCTWQNLPHDFPPYSTVYFYWQRWERTGLLEEINRKLSQQFREKVSKEATPSLVSIDSQSVKTTESAGSRGFDGGKQIKGRKRFAMVDTLGLVVKVLVCAANIGERAGAKQLLQNLTSPLPRLEKILVDAGFSGDEITQWVNDNFGWLWEVSKRADNQKGFVVESKRWVVERTFAWLGNCRRLSKDYEFYEQMSESFIYLALIRKMLRNLATATS; this is encoded by the coding sequence ATGCGCCGATCCTATAATACCGATTTATCCAACCAAGAATGGGAAATTATCGCACCCATGCTACCCAAACCATCAAAATGGGGTAGGCCACCCAAAACAAATATGCGAGAGTTACTGAATGCCATTTTCTATATACTCAAAAATGGTTGTACATGGCAGAATCTACCCCATGACTTTCCGCCTTACTCAACGGTCTATTTCTACTGGCAAAGGTGGGAAAGAACTGGGCTACTGGAGGAGATTAATCGCAAATTGAGCCAACAATTTAGGGAAAAGGTTAGTAAAGAGGCGACCCCAAGCTTGGTGAGTATCGATAGCCAGAGTGTGAAGACAACAGAAAGTGCGGGCAGTCGAGGTTTTGATGGCGGTAAGCAAATCAAGGGCAGAAAACGCTTCGCTATGGTTGACACCTTGGGCTTAGTTGTAAAGGTGTTGGTGTGTGCAGCTAACATCGGTGAAAGAGCAGGAGCTAAGCAGTTGTTACAGAATCTCACATCTCCATTACCACGATTAGAGAAAATTCTGGTTGATGCTGGATTCTCTGGTGATGAAATCACACAATGGGTCAACGACAACTTCGGATGGCTTTGGGAAGTTAGCAAACGGGCAGACAATCAGAAAGGTTTTGTAGTGGAGTCAAAGCGTTGGGTGGTAGAGCGAACCTTTGCTTGGTTAGGTAATTGTCGTAGACTAAGCAAGGATTATGAATTTTATGAGCAAATGTCTGAATCGTTTATTTACTTGGCTTTAATCCGCAAAATGCTAAGAAATCTGGCAACTGCGACTTCCTAA